The following proteins come from a genomic window of Thiothrix unzii:
- the phoR gene encoding phosphate regulon sensor histidine kinase PhoR, protein MVVDYWSVERYRFGLVIGCGALVAWFTPYPLVIMLLVLLGYIGWMLQKLYQLQRWLTNGQKPEEMPDSDGAWEQIAYLFHKSQQKSAERKRKQQELLTRFDNVLSALPDAAVLLDADNHIQWANKSAAKLLGVQDAADRGKRIDTLLRNPDLHKLLEENSERKVTLPSPRNSNLTLRARLLPLQGGSRVLSVRDISEGVQLQKTRKAFIANASHELRTPLTVLTGYIELFEQDPELPEYLLGPLQQSREQAARMQQIISDMLALSRLESQETTPLMGNRIDVPAMLESSIQAIRDTLASDTHHLETQIEPDLCVCGSEKDINSVITNLLANAVKHTPVGTTIRIHWESTDDGQACLSIIDNGPGIPEKHLPHLTERFYRVDEGRSRASGGTGLGLAIVKHVMQWHNGKLAITSKPGNTEFKACFPAKRVLD, encoded by the coding sequence ATGGTCGTGGATTATTGGAGCGTCGAGCGTTACCGCTTTGGCCTAGTGATTGGCTGTGGTGCATTAGTCGCGTGGTTTACCCCCTACCCTTTAGTCATTATGTTGCTGGTATTGCTGGGCTATATCGGCTGGATGTTGCAGAAACTGTATCAACTGCAACGTTGGCTTACCAATGGGCAAAAGCCCGAAGAAATGCCGGATAGCGATGGCGCGTGGGAACAAATTGCTTACCTGTTCCACAAGTCGCAGCAAAAAAGTGCTGAACGTAAACGCAAACAACAGGAATTGCTTACCCGCTTTGATAATGTGCTGTCGGCGTTGCCGGATGCCGCCGTGTTGCTGGATGCCGACAATCACATTCAGTGGGCGAACAAATCCGCCGCTAAATTATTAGGCGTACAAGATGCTGCCGACCGTGGCAAACGCATTGACACGCTGTTGCGCAACCCGGATTTGCACAAATTGCTGGAAGAAAACAGCGAACGCAAAGTCACGCTTCCCTCGCCACGTAATAGTAACCTGACCTTACGGGCGCGGTTATTACCGTTGCAAGGCGGCTCCCGTGTATTAAGTGTGCGCGACATTAGCGAAGGCGTGCAATTGCAGAAAACCCGTAAAGCGTTCATTGCCAACGCTTCCCATGAATTACGTACCCCGCTGACGGTGCTAACCGGCTACATAGAGCTGTTTGAACAAGACCCGGAATTGCCGGAGTATTTACTCGGCCCCTTGCAGCAATCCCGCGAACAAGCCGCCCGAATGCAGCAAATCATCAGCGACATGCTGGCCTTGTCACGACTGGAAAGTCAGGAAACCACTCCGCTGATGGGCAACCGGATTGATGTACCGGCGATGCTGGAAAGCAGCATTCAAGCCATCCGCGATACTTTGGCAAGCGATACGCACCATTTGGAAACCCAAATCGAACCCGATTTATGCGTATGCGGCTCGGAAAAGGACATTAACAGCGTCATTACCAACTTGCTGGCAAATGCGGTGAAACATACCCCAGTCGGCACAACCATCCGCATTCATTGGGAAAGCACTGACGATGGGCAGGCGTGTTTGAGCATTATCGACAACGGCCCCGGCATTCCTGAAAAGCACTTGCCGCATTTGACCGAACGCTTTTACCGCGTGGATGAAGGGCGTTCGCGTGCCAGCGGTGGCACGGGTTTGGGGTTAGCGATTGTGAAACATGTGATGCAATGGCATAACGGCAAGCTGGCGATTACCAGCAAGCCGGGAAATACAGAGTTTAAGGCGTGTTTTCCGGCGAAACGGGTGTTGGATTAA
- a CDS encoding ABC transporter substrate-binding protein — protein sequence MFKNISSFKPASLAICRWALLACLSLLLSPVGASAPPLEPVIVQLKWQPQFQFAGYYAALEYGFFREEGLDVTLLPGGSDIAPLIEVLEGRADYAIEAGELVYYRLQGKPVVALASIFQHSPAMLMTEGKAGLRTPHDLAYKRIGMQVGGQPIVEIAAMFVNEGVALDALALQPNRPGMDALLSGQVDADYGYMTSEPFFNKQAGRDIHYIQPITYGVDFYGDTLFTSERHLEEHPAQVAALRRAVVRGWQYALENPNDVITVLLKHYPQLNREALQFEAARIHELVKPDIVKIGHMNSERWLRMADTFVKLGMVKDTSKLYGFIYDPDQKPDYRWLWWILGGFGVVALLGFVGSGLVAWVNGRLHEKNTLLQQTTQAQAEIELLLQESQRSLQSLISNLPGMAYRCRYDREWTMEFVSDGCEALIGCPANYLQGKKGVALNDFIHPEDQQHVWDEITVAVTQRQSFGVNYRMKHYDGSWRWVWDQGHCVEWSGDGVPLMLDGLIMDITSQVDVQQKLQQAKEQADAATRAKSIFLANISHEIRTPLNAVTGLAQLLQQESLQGKQRDYAEKLHSSSRLLLGIVEDVMDFSCIEAGEVVLRPVPFNVRGILQSVQHIVQEPIAGKGLAFRLEVQDAIPAVLVGDPLRLSQVLNNLLINAVKFTNKGSISLHVSLQAHTAAKVRLHFSVRDTGIGIPANQRESLFEPFVRIDSGEHEAVKGAGLGLSISRHLVELMGGAISVESIPGVGSEFAFSADFECEAASTLLPDTQPSHATDDTKALLKGARILVVDDDELNLMISTELLRIFGCVTERAENATQARTALMANTFDLVLMDIEMPGMTGDALTRQLRTNPRWQTLPIIAMTAHASTTIREHCLASGMSDYLAKPFDVAQLRAMLVRWLAERVV from the coding sequence TTGTTTAAGAACATTTCATCGTTCAAGCCAGCGAGCCTAGCGATTTGTCGCTGGGCGTTGCTGGCTTGCTTGTCTTTGTTGCTCTCGCCTGTAGGTGCTTCCGCACCGCCTTTAGAACCCGTTATCGTGCAATTGAAGTGGCAGCCGCAGTTCCAGTTTGCGGGGTATTATGCCGCGCTGGAATACGGCTTTTTCCGTGAGGAGGGGCTGGATGTCACCTTATTGCCTGGTGGTTCGGACATTGCGCCGCTGATTGAGGTGTTGGAAGGTCGGGCGGACTACGCGATTGAGGCGGGGGAATTGGTGTACTACCGTTTGCAAGGCAAGCCGGTGGTGGCGTTGGCGAGTATTTTCCAGCATTCGCCCGCGATGTTAATGACCGAGGGCAAAGCAGGTTTGCGCACCCCGCACGATTTAGCCTACAAACGCATTGGAATGCAGGTCGGCGGGCAGCCGATTGTGGAAATCGCCGCAATGTTTGTGAACGAAGGGGTGGCGTTGGATGCGCTGGCATTGCAACCGAATCGACCGGGCATGGACGCGTTGCTGTCCGGGCAGGTGGATGCGGATTACGGTTATATGACCAGTGAGCCTTTCTTCAATAAGCAGGCGGGGCGCGACATTCACTATATCCAGCCAATCACTTACGGGGTGGATTTTTACGGCGATACTTTGTTTACCAGTGAACGCCACCTAGAAGAACATCCCGCGCAAGTGGCGGCGTTACGCCGTGCGGTGGTGCGCGGTTGGCAATACGCGCTGGAAAATCCCAATGATGTGATCACGGTTTTGCTGAAACATTACCCGCAGTTGAACCGTGAGGCGTTGCAGTTTGAAGCGGCGCGTATCCACGAGTTGGTGAAGCCGGATATTGTCAAAATCGGTCACATGAATTCGGAACGCTGGCTGCGCATGGCGGATACCTTCGTCAAGTTGGGGATGGTCAAAGACACCAGCAAATTGTATGGCTTTATCTATGACCCTGATCAAAAACCTGATTATCGCTGGTTGTGGTGGATACTCGGCGGGTTTGGGGTGGTTGCACTGTTGGGCTTTGTCGGTAGTGGTTTAGTGGCGTGGGTAAATGGGCGTTTGCATGAGAAAAACACCCTGTTACAACAGACCACACAAGCTCAGGCAGAAATTGAGCTTTTATTGCAGGAAAGCCAGCGTTCCTTGCAAAGCTTGATTAGTAATCTACCGGGAATGGCCTACCGTTGCCGCTATGATCGCGAATGGACGATGGAGTTTGTCAGCGATGGGTGTGAGGCACTTATCGGTTGTCCTGCTAATTACTTGCAAGGAAAGAAAGGGGTAGCACTCAATGACTTTATACATCCCGAAGACCAACAACATGTGTGGGACGAAATCACCGTAGCTGTTACGCAGCGGCAGTCATTCGGTGTGAATTATCGAATGAAGCATTATGATGGTTCATGGCGTTGGGTGTGGGATCAAGGTCACTGTGTGGAGTGGTCGGGAGATGGTGTGCCGCTGATGCTGGATGGTTTGATCATGGACATTACCTCACAGGTCGATGTTCAGCAGAAATTGCAGCAAGCTAAGGAACAAGCCGATGCAGCGACTCGTGCCAAATCCATTTTCCTAGCCAATATCAGCCATGAAATCCGCACGCCGTTGAATGCAGTCACGGGTTTGGCGCAATTGCTGCAACAGGAAAGTTTGCAGGGTAAGCAGCGGGATTACGCGGAAAAACTGCATAGCTCCTCACGCTTATTGCTGGGAATTGTGGAAGATGTGATGGATTTTTCCTGCATCGAAGCGGGGGAGGTGGTGTTACGTCCAGTACCGTTCAATGTGCGCGGGATTCTGCAAAGTGTCCAGCACATTGTGCAAGAACCTATTGCGGGCAAGGGCTTGGCGTTTCGTTTAGAGGTGCAAGACGCTATTCCGGCGGTGTTGGTGGGTGATCCGCTGCGTTTGAGCCAAGTGCTGAATAATTTGCTGATTAATGCGGTTAAATTTACCAATAAGGGCAGCATTTCTTTGCATGTGAGCTTGCAAGCGCACACAGCGGCTAAAGTTCGGTTGCACTTCAGTGTGCGGGATACGGGGATCGGGATTCCGGCGAATCAGCGTGAGAGCTTGTTTGAGCCATTCGTGCGGATTGATTCCGGCGAACATGAAGCGGTGAAAGGCGCGGGCTTGGGCTTATCCATCAGCCGCCATTTGGTGGAGTTGATGGGCGGCGCGATTAGCGTGGAAAGCATTCCCGGCGTGGGCAGTGAATTCGCTTTCAGTGCGGATTTTGAGTGTGAAGCTGCCTCTACGCTGTTGCCCGATACACAGCCAAGCCATGCCACTGATGACACGAAGGCGTTGCTCAAGGGCGCGAGGATTCTGGTGGTGGATGATGATGAATTAAACCTGATGATCAGCACAGAGTTGTTGCGCATTTTTGGTTGTGTTACCGAACGTGCGGAAAATGCTACGCAAGCGCGGACAGCATTGATGGCGAATACCTTCGATCTGGTGTTAATGGATATTGAGATGCCGGGGATGACGGGCGATGCCTTGACCCGTCAATTGCGGACTAATCCGCGTTGGCAAACTTTGCCGATTATTGCGATGACCGCTCATGCTTCGACCACAATCCGTGAACATTGCCTCGCCAGTGGGATGAGCGATTATTTGGCGAAACCGTTTGATGTGGCGCAATTGCGGGCGATGTTAGTGCGGTGGCTGGCGGAGAGAGTCGTTTAA
- a CDS encoding transcriptional regulator, with translation MNTTSIADALFTKTQQRVLATLFGKPDQSFYLNEIVRLANIGKGTVKRELERMTAAGLLTIKRIGNQNHYQANPDSPIYSELLGITRKTFGIADVIKTALLPLDAQIEQAFIYGSVAKQQDTASSDIDLMVISDTLPYATLMTALIEAEPTVGRPINPTIYTAQQIRDKLHGNNAFITRVLAQPKLWIKGENGVCWISATN, from the coding sequence ATGAATACCACCAGCATCGCCGATGCCTTGTTCACCAAAACCCAGCAGCGTGTATTAGCCACGCTCTTCGGCAAGCCGGATCAGAGCTTTTACCTGAATGAAATCGTGCGGCTGGCGAATATCGGCAAAGGCACGGTCAAGCGCGAACTGGAGCGGATGACCGCCGCTGGCTTGCTCACCATCAAACGCATCGGCAACCAGAACCACTACCAAGCCAACCCGGACAGCCCCATTTACAGCGAATTGCTCGGCATCACCCGCAAAACCTTTGGCATTGCCGACGTGATCAAAACAGCCCTGCTACCGCTGGATGCGCAGATTGAGCAAGCCTTCATCTACGGCTCAGTTGCCAAACAACAAGACACCGCCAGCAGCGACATCGACCTGATGGTGATCAGCGACACATTGCCCTACGCCACCCTCATGACCGCCCTGATTGAAGCAGAACCCACTGTGGGCAGACCGATTAACCCGACCATCTACACCGCCCAACAAATCCGCGATAAACTGCACGGCAATAACGCATTCATCACCCGCGTTTTGGCACAGCCCAAACTCTGGATAAAAGGTGAAAATGGTGTGTGCTGGATAAGTGCCACAAACTGA
- the pstC gene encoding phosphate ABC transporter permease subunit PstC, translating to MSTLGILLTLTVLAAFSYYIGRKRSLALATPVKRGGNDLHSLPSYYGYLVVIWAIVPALLVFVLWSSLEKPLLTSSIMSHLPTEYQGKSADELSLVTNRIHNLANDPAQLATADPTLKAAAEEYQQMQSLSNTIKTVLVLALAIAGIFIGLRYVKPKTRARNQVERVVQYIMIGCASIAILTTVGIVFSVLFESIRFFGHVNIFDFIFGTHWSPQTALRADQAGSSGAFGAVPLFVGTLLISSIALLIAVPLGLMSAIYLSEYASPMMRAYAKPAMEILAGIPTVVYGFFAALTVAPMIRGLGESVGLSVASESALAAGIVMGVMIIPFMSSLSDDIINAVPQAMRDGSYGMGATKSETIKQVVLPAALPGIVGAFLLAASRAIGETMIVVMAAGLAANISFNPLDAVTTITVQIVTLLKGDQEFDSAKTLAAFALGLSLFIITLILNVLALHIVRKYREQYD from the coding sequence ATGAGTACCTTGGGTATCTTGCTGACGCTAACGGTGTTAGCGGCATTCAGCTATTACATCGGCCGCAAACGCTCTCTCGCACTCGCCACCCCGGTGAAGCGTGGCGGTAATGACCTGCATTCCTTGCCTAGTTACTACGGGTATCTGGTGGTGATCTGGGCGATTGTTCCTGCTTTGTTGGTGTTTGTATTGTGGTCAAGTTTGGAAAAGCCGCTGTTAACCTCCAGCATAATGTCGCACTTGCCTACGGAATATCAGGGTAAATCGGCTGATGAGCTGAGTCTTGTCACCAACCGTATCCACAATCTGGCAAATGACCCAGCGCAACTGGCGACGGCTGACCCCACACTCAAAGCAGCCGCTGAGGAATATCAGCAAATGCAATCCCTGAGCAATACCATCAAAACGGTGCTAGTGCTGGCGTTAGCGATTGCAGGGATATTCATTGGCTTGCGTTACGTCAAACCCAAAACCCGCGCGCGTAATCAGGTGGAACGGGTGGTGCAGTACATTATGATTGGCTGCGCCTCCATCGCGATTTTGACCACGGTGGGGATTGTGTTCTCGGTCTTGTTTGAATCGATTCGCTTTTTTGGACACGTCAATATTTTTGACTTTATCTTCGGCACACACTGGAGTCCGCAAACCGCGCTGCGGGCAGACCAAGCGGGCAGTTCTGGGGCATTCGGTGCGGTTCCTTTATTCGTTGGTACGTTGCTGATCTCCTCCATCGCTTTACTGATTGCAGTTCCCTTGGGTTTGATGTCGGCGATTTACTTATCCGAATACGCCAGCCCCATGATGCGGGCTTACGCAAAACCTGCGATGGAAATTCTGGCTGGTATTCCAACCGTGGTTTACGGCTTCTTTGCCGCACTAACGGTTGCCCCGATGATTCGCGGACTCGGTGAAAGCGTGGGTTTAAGCGTGGCCTCGGAAAGTGCCTTAGCCGCTGGCATTGTAATGGGCGTAATGATCATCCCGTTCATGTCCTCTTTGTCTGACGACATTATCAATGCAGTGCCGCAGGCCATGCGCGACGGCTCTTATGGCATGGGTGCTACCAAGTCGGAAACCATCAAGCAAGTCGTGTTACCGGCAGCGTTACCGGGGATTGTGGGCGCGTTTTTGTTAGCGGCTTCGCGGGCTATCGGTGAAACCATGATTGTGGTGATGGCGGCTGGTTTGGCGGCTAATATTTCCTTCAACCCCTTGGATGCTGTTACCACGATTACGGTGCAGATTGTGACCTTGCTGAAAGGCGACCAAGAATTTGACAGTGCGAAAACCTTGGCGGCCTTTGCCCTTGGCTTGAGCCTGTTTATTATCACTCTGATTCTTAACGTGCTTGCGTTGCATATTGTGCGCAAATACCGTGAACAATACGATTAA
- a CDS encoding GNAT family N-acetyltransferase: MTAAIHHDSHQNLRPHLPQLRVELAATPADVYASQRLRYEIFAKEQGAQLESASEGIDRDHYDDYCHHLLVRRTDNNAVVGSTRILTTPNARKAGSFYSENEFDLRGLFPQLKGNAIEIGRTCIHPDFRNGAGIGMLWLGLAQFMEMHRVDFMFGCASISMNDGGAQASAIMQEARANNIAPAELRVKPLMHLLPTQPAAKVNMPPLLKAYLKLGAWVAGEPCLDPDFNVADIFILLDVNNLNTRYHRHFVQGSLQRRPVSDVGLLQAA; the protein is encoded by the coding sequence ATGACCGCCGCTATTCACCACGACAGCCACCAAAACTTACGCCCGCATCTGCCGCAATTGCGGGTAGAACTCGCTGCCACCCCCGCTGATGTGTACGCATCGCAACGCCTGCGCTATGAAATCTTCGCTAAAGAGCAAGGCGCACAGCTAGAAAGTGCCAGTGAAGGCATCGACCGTGACCATTACGACGACTACTGCCATCATTTGCTGGTGCGTCGCACGGATAATAATGCAGTGGTTGGTTCCACCCGCATTCTCACCACCCCGAATGCGCGGAAAGCGGGCAGCTTTTACTCCGAAAATGAATTCGACCTGCGCGGCCTGTTCCCGCAACTCAAAGGCAACGCCATTGAAATCGGGCGCACCTGCATTCACCCCGACTTCCGCAATGGCGCGGGCATCGGCATGTTGTGGTTAGGGTTGGCGCAATTCATGGAAATGCACCGTGTCGACTTCATGTTCGGTTGTGCCAGCATCAGCATGAACGACGGCGGTGCGCAAGCCTCAGCGATTATGCAGGAAGCCCGTGCCAACAACATCGCCCCCGCCGAACTGCGCGTCAAACCTTTAATGCATTTACTGCCCACGCAACCCGCTGCTAAAGTGAATATGCCACCACTGCTGAAAGCCTACCTGAAACTCGGTGCGTGGGTAGCGGGCGAACCGTGCCTCGACCCTGATTTCAACGTCGCTGATATTTTCATCCTGCTGGACGTGAACAATCTCAATACCCGTTATCACCGCCATTTTGTGCAAGGCAGTTTGCAACGCCGTCCGGTAAGCGACGTGGGTTTATTACAAGCTGCATAA
- the pstA gene encoding phosphate ABC transporter permease PstA: MSTTNTEKVKATLAKRYAREKRFRAYGFISIALSIMFLAILLLDIFSKGLPAFTSTYIKLDVVLDAPTLGLEANPTQEQLNAANYNKAINTSLETLFPGVEERKQKKALKAMISDAAGYTLRDQVVADPSLIGTTQSLWLLADDEIDVFHKGGVDRALPEADRRIKDFQLTWLDKLEAEDRIESQFNTIFFTHGDSREPEQAGIMSALIGSIYTMLVTLLLSFPIGVAAAIYLEEFAPKNNFWVDLIEVNINNLAAVPSIVFGLLGLAVFIQFFGSPRSAPLTGGLVMTLLVLPTIIIASRAALRAVPPSIREGALGLGASKTQSVFQNVLPLAMPGIMTGAIIGMAHALGETAPLLMIGMVAFIMDVPSGVTSPAAALPVQIFLWSDSPERAFMERTSAAIIVLLAFLILMNLLAVILRKRFERRW; encoded by the coding sequence ATGAGTACCACCAATACTGAAAAAGTTAAGGCCACATTGGCTAAGCGGTACGCACGGGAAAAACGTTTCCGCGCCTACGGTTTTATCTCGATTGCTTTGAGCATTATGTTTTTGGCGATTTTATTGCTGGATATTTTCAGCAAAGGCTTGCCTGCGTTCACTAGTACTTACATTAAGTTGGATGTGGTGTTGGATGCGCCAACCCTTGGGCTGGAGGCGAACCCTACGCAGGAACAATTGAATGCGGCGAATTACAACAAAGCCATCAATACCAGTTTAGAGACGCTATTCCCCGGTGTAGAAGAGCGTAAGCAAAAGAAAGCCCTGAAAGCGATGATTAGTGATGCGGCTGGATACACCCTGCGTGATCAAGTGGTAGCTGATCCCAGTTTGATTGGCACGACGCAATCGCTGTGGTTGCTGGCAGATGATGAAATCGACGTATTCCACAAAGGTGGGGTAGACCGCGCTTTGCCAGAAGCCGACCGCCGCATCAAGGATTTCCAGCTCACTTGGTTGGATAAACTGGAAGCCGAAGACCGTATTGAAAGCCAGTTCAATACCATTTTCTTTACGCACGGTGATTCGCGTGAACCGGAACAGGCGGGGATTATGAGTGCTTTAATCGGCTCGATCTACACCATGCTGGTAACACTATTACTATCCTTCCCGATTGGGGTAGCTGCGGCGATTTATCTGGAAGAGTTTGCACCCAAGAATAATTTCTGGGTGGATTTGATCGAGGTCAATATCAATAACCTCGCAGCCGTACCGTCGATTGTCTTCGGTTTGCTGGGGTTAGCGGTGTTTATCCAGTTCTTTGGCTCACCACGTTCCGCGCCACTAACGGGCGGTTTAGTCATGACCTTGCTGGTGTTACCGACCATTATTATTGCCTCGCGTGCCGCATTGCGGGCTGTGCCACCCTCCATTCGTGAAGGCGCACTGGGCTTGGGTGCATCCAAAACGCAATCGGTATTCCAAAACGTGTTGCCACTGGCGATGCCCGGTATTATGACTGGCGCAATCATCGGCATGGCGCACGCCTTGGGGGAAACCGCCCCGCTGCTGATGATCGGCATGGTGGCTTTCATTATGGATGTGCCTAGCGGTGTGACCTCCCCCGCTGCGGCCTTACCCGTGCAGATTTTCCTTTGGTCAGACAGCCCGGAACGTGCCTTTATGGAACGCACCTCGGCTGCCATTATCGTGCTGCTTGCTTTCCTGATTCTGATGAATTTGCTGGCAGTCATTCTCCGCAAGCGATTTGAGAGACGGTGGTAA
- the phoU gene encoding phosphate signaling complex protein PhoU, with the protein MNTTQHTSQKYNHELEEARSKLMTMGGLVEAQVTNAIKALLDRDSALGEKVAYSDHEINAMEVALDEHCAEIIARRQPTASDLRLLITIIKVITDLERIGDEAEKVGRYAVEMTESATYGDLHNSLRHLGEHVKVMLGDTLDALARLDVAQAMQVVKNDQQVDDEFDSITRQLYTRMLEDPRYIKDSLNVTWCARSLERVGDHCKNICEYVIYLVKGKDVRHTNLESIREALLGE; encoded by the coding sequence ATGAACACAACACAACATACGTCTCAAAAATACAATCACGAGCTGGAAGAAGCCCGTAGCAAATTGATGACAATGGGCGGCTTGGTCGAAGCGCAAGTCACCAATGCCATCAAAGCCTTGCTGGATCGTGACAGTGCTTTAGGTGAAAAAGTCGCGTATTCCGACCATGAAATCAACGCAATGGAAGTCGCCCTCGATGAACATTGCGCCGAAATCATTGCACGTCGTCAACCTACCGCCAGCGATTTACGCTTGCTGATCACCATTATCAAAGTCATTACTGACCTTGAGCGCATTGGTGACGAAGCCGAAAAAGTCGGGCGTTACGCAGTGGAAATGACAGAATCCGCTACCTACGGCGACTTGCACAATTCCTTGCGTCACTTGGGCGAACACGTCAAGGTCATGTTGGGCGATACACTGGATGCATTGGCGCGTTTGGACGTTGCCCAAGCCATGCAAGTGGTGAAAAACGACCAGCAAGTGGATGACGAATTCGATTCCATTACGCGCCAGCTCTACACCCGCATGTTGGAAGACCCGCGCTATATCAAAGACAGTCTGAACGTCACCTGGTGTGCGCGGTCACTGGAACGGGTCGGTGATCACTGCAAAAACATTTGCGAATACGTGATTTATCTGGTGAAAGGCAAAGATGTGCGCCACACCAATTTAGAAAGCATCCGCGAAGCGTTGTTGGGTGAGTAA
- the pstB gene encoding phosphate ABC transporter ATP-binding protein PstB, with the protein MTEATIDMTTTTVPKAHTATSGGREEFAHTINGTIGKPYLDGKDAKFFCRGVNVFYAGAKQAIFDVSMDIGRNEVIAMIGPSGCGKSTFLRCLNRMNDTIAGCKVTGDIKLDGEDIHDKEQDPVLLRARVGMVFQKPNPFPKSIYDNVAYGPRLHGLAANRAELDDIVEQSLIKAGLFKEVKDRLLSPGTGLSGGQQQRLCIARTIAVSPEVILMDEPTSALDPIATATIEELIDELRASFTICIVTHSMQQAARISQRTAYFHMGYLVELNDTKTVFTNPQHQLTENYITGRFG; encoded by the coding sequence ATGACTGAAGCGACCATTGACATGACAACGACAACCGTACCTAAAGCTCATACTGCCACCAGTGGCGGACGCGAAGAATTTGCCCACACCATTAACGGCACCATTGGTAAGCCGTATCTGGATGGCAAAGACGCGAAATTTTTCTGCCGTGGCGTAAACGTATTTTACGCAGGCGCGAAACAAGCGATTTTCGATGTGAGCATGGACATCGGGCGCAATGAAGTAATCGCCATGATCGGCCCGTCTGGCTGCGGCAAATCCACCTTCCTGCGTTGCTTAAACCGTATGAATGACACCATTGCAGGCTGTAAAGTCACGGGTGACATCAAACTTGACGGTGAAGACATCCACGACAAAGAGCAAGACCCGGTATTGCTCCGCGCCCGTGTTGGCATGGTATTCCAAAAGCCGAACCCGTTCCCGAAATCCATCTACGACAACGTAGCGTATGGCCCGCGCCTGCACGGTCTGGCAGCCAATCGTGCCGAACTGGATGATATTGTGGAACAAAGCTTAATCAAAGCCGGTTTGTTCAAGGAAGTTAAAGACCGCCTGTTATCACCTGGCACTGGGCTTTCCGGTGGTCAGCAGCAACGTCTGTGCATTGCGCGTACCATCGCCGTCAGCCCGGAAGTGATCCTGATGGACGAACCAACGTCCGCGCTTGACCCGATTGCAACCGCGACTATCGAAGAATTGATTGACGAATTACGGGCAAGCTTTACTATTTGCATCGTAACCCACTCGATGCAACAAGCCGCGCGGATTTCGCAACGCACCGCTTACTTCCACATGGGTTATCTGGTTGAATTGAACGACACCAAAACCGTGTTCACCAACCCGCAACATCAATTAACTGAAAACTACATCACAGGCCGCTTCGGCTAA
- the phoB gene encoding phosphate regulon transcriptional regulator PhoB — protein MSKKRILCIEDEAAIRGMIRFSLEREGYLVMEAADARAARDLAADQLPDLMLVDWMLPDLSGPELIRRFRSDPLTRDIPIIMLTAKSEEDDMIHGLDAGADDYLIKPVSLKSLSARIKALLRRTDGFDELRVINAGRLQLNQDAHQLRIDGAPVHLGTTEYRLLEFFMQHPEKVYSRAQLLDFVWGQNTYIEERTVDVHVLRLRKTLKTYAADNVIQTIRGAGYLFSATETTGE, from the coding sequence GTGAGTAAGAAACGCATTCTGTGCATTGAGGATGAAGCCGCCATCCGGGGCATGATCCGCTTTTCGCTGGAGCGCGAAGGCTATTTGGTGATGGAAGCCGCTGATGCACGGGCGGCACGTGATCTGGCAGCAGACCAGTTACCCGACTTAATGTTGGTGGATTGGATGCTGCCGGATCTTTCCGGCCCCGAACTCATTCGGCGGTTTCGCAGTGACCCGCTGACCCGTGACATTCCGATCATTATGCTGACCGCCAAAAGCGAAGAGGATGACATGATCCACGGGCTGGATGCGGGTGCGGATGATTACCTGATCAAACCCGTGTCGCTCAAGTCCCTGAGTGCACGAATCAAAGCTCTGTTGCGCCGTACCGACGGTTTCGACGAGCTGCGGGTGATCAACGCCGGACGCTTGCAACTCAACCAAGATGCTCACCAATTGCGCATTGACGGCGCACCTGTGCATCTCGGCACGACCGAATACCGCCTGCTAGAATTTTTCATGCAGCACCCCGAAAAAGTCTATTCCCGCGCTCAATTGCTGGATTTTGTGTGGGGTCAAAATACCTATATCGAAGAACGCACCGTTGATGTGCATGTGCTACGCTTGCGCAAAACCTTGAAGACCTACGCCGCCGATAATGTGATTCAAACCATTCGGGGCGCAGGCTATTTGTTTAGTGCTACCGAAACAACAGGTGAATAA